The following proteins are encoded in a genomic region of Streptococcus cristatus AS 1.3089:
- a CDS encoding NUDIX hydrolase, with the protein MTEVWNAYDLNRSQLPHLLIRGEKIPEGQFHLCVNVLVRHQDGDFLCMRRSANKSLYPGYYEFGAGGSVLAGEDSQTAALRELEEETGLVPDSIRLLEQVCSVEDQCHFDFYEAVVSGDKSQVCYQVGETDAHIWLALREIPAFIESHPCFQSQKRILQRWIG; encoded by the coding sequence ATGACAGAAGTTTGGAATGCCTATGACTTGAATCGAAGTCAGCTCCCGCATCTCCTAATTCGAGGAGAAAAAATTCCTGAAGGCCAGTTTCATCTTTGTGTCAATGTCTTGGTTCGCCATCAGGATGGTGATTTTCTCTGTATGCGACGATCAGCAAATAAAAGTCTCTATCCTGGCTACTATGAGTTTGGAGCGGGAGGTAGTGTATTGGCAGGAGAGGATAGTCAGACAGCCGCCCTGCGGGAACTAGAAGAAGAAACAGGCCTAGTTCCTGACAGTATCAGACTATTGGAGCAGGTGTGCTCTGTCGAAGACCAGTGCCACTTTGATTTCTATGAAGCGGTGGTGTCTGGGGACAAGAGCCAAGTTTGCTATCAGGTAGGCGAAACTGATGCTCATATCTGGCTGGCTCTAAGAGAAATACCAGCCTTTATCGAGAGCCATCCATGCTTTCAAAGTCAAAAAAGAATTCTCCAAAGGTGGATAGGCTAG
- a CDS encoding PspC domain-containing protein — MKTKFYKLRRNRVISGVLSGLADKFNFDLGLLRFLFIIFTVFNFGLGILIYILLAVVMPYKEDVEAEMYGTGPRKMKDAEPINDNDGWFW; from the coding sequence ATGAAAACTAAATTTTATAAATTAAGAAGAAACCGAGTGATTTCAGGGGTTTTATCGGGACTGGCCGATAAATTCAACTTTGATCTTGGTTTGTTACGCTTTTTATTCATCATTTTTACAGTTTTCAATTTTGGCTTAGGAATTTTGATTTATATTTTGCTGGCTGTCGTGATGCCTTACAAGGAAGATGTGGAAGCGGAAATGTATGGAACAGGCCCTCGTAAAATGAAAGATGCCGAGCCAATCAATGACAATGACGGCTGGTTTTGGTAA
- a CDS encoding SprT family protein, producing the protein MNLTNYVKQVSLEDFGWEFSHQAFWNKRLRTTGGRFFPKDGHLDFNPKIYETFGLEIFRKIVRHELVHYHLYYQGKGYRHGDRDFKELLKQVDGLRYAPSLSDSQSLLIYECLSCGALIRRRRRVNLQKYRCGRCRGQLAFLKEETNRG; encoded by the coding sequence ATGAATCTAACTAACTACGTTAAGCAAGTTTCGCTGGAAGATTTTGGCTGGGAATTTAGCCACCAAGCTTTTTGGAATAAGCGTCTCCGTACTACAGGAGGACGCTTCTTTCCTAAAGACGGCCATCTGGATTTTAACCCAAAAATCTATGAAACTTTTGGGCTGGAGATCTTCCGAAAAATTGTCCGCCATGAGTTGGTCCACTATCATCTTTATTATCAGGGTAAAGGCTACCGCCATGGAGATAGGGATTTTAAAGAATTACTCAAGCAGGTGGATGGTCTGCGCTACGCCCCCTCATTGTCAGATTCGCAATCCCTTCTCATCTATGAATGCCTGAGCTGCGGAGCACTTATCCGTCGCAGACGTAGGGTCAATCTTCAAAAATACCGTTGCGGACGCTGTAGAGGCCAACTGGCATTCCTCAAAGAGGAAACAAACAGAGGCTGA